Proteins encoded in a region of the Thiohalobacter sp. genome:
- a CDS encoding cytochrome c oxidase assembly protein, with product MSVDDRQAAVGRSVRKLVLITIGMFGFGFLMVPFYNVFCDITGLNGRGDFQADEAVAHEVDESRWVTVEFVASVNQGLPWEFRPEVTRMKVRPGQAYTAVFHARNQAGRPMVGQAVPSVAPGIAAPYFQKTECFCFSRQPFDAGQAREMPVRFIISPDLPEEIEEVALSYTFFDITGKVAAEAPRGRLESLAPAGHKTNL from the coding sequence GTGAGCGTGGATGATCGTCAGGCGGCCGTGGGTCGCAGTGTCCGCAAGCTGGTGCTGATCACGATCGGCATGTTCGGCTTCGGCTTTCTCATGGTGCCCTTCTACAACGTCTTCTGTGACATCACCGGCCTCAACGGGCGCGGTGATTTCCAGGCTGACGAGGCGGTTGCCCACGAGGTCGACGAGAGCCGCTGGGTGACGGTCGAATTCGTGGCCAGCGTGAATCAGGGCCTGCCCTGGGAGTTCCGGCCGGAGGTGACCCGGATGAAGGTGCGTCCGGGACAGGCCTATACCGCGGTATTCCATGCACGCAACCAGGCCGGACGTCCCATGGTGGGGCAGGCCGTGCCGAGCGTGGCGCCGGGGATTGCGGCGCCCTACTTCCAGAAGACGGAGTGTTTCTGTTTTTCCCGACAGCCCTTCGATGCGGGACAGGCGCGGGAAATGCCGGTGCGTTTCATCATTTCGCCCGATCTGCCCGAGGAGATCGAGGAAGTGGCATTGTCCTACACCTTCTTTGACATCACCGGCAAGGTGGCCGCCGAGGCACCTCGCGGCAGGCTGGAGTCCCTGGCGCCAGCAGGCCACAAGACGAACCTGTAA
- a CDS encoding cytochrome c oxidase subunit 3 has product MTETHGGYYVPHGSHWPMVGSVGLTTMLVGFAMHLNGSGIGLETMAIGAAIVIFMMFGWFGTVIRESEAHMYNDQVDRSFRWGMSWFIFSEVMFFAAFFGALFYARMFSVPWLGGEDPSTHQLLYPDYQAAWPTNGPAEMGGAFETIPAWGIPALNTLILLTSGVTVTLAHWALKKNNRGALVGWLLATVALGFTFLGFQIHEYGEAYRHLNLTLESGIYGSTFFMLTGFHGAHVTIGAIMLTVIMFRAIKGHFTPDRHFAFEAVAWYWHFVDVVWLGLFIFVYWL; this is encoded by the coding sequence ATGACTGAAACACATGGCGGCTATTACGTCCCTCACGGGAGCCACTGGCCCATGGTCGGATCGGTGGGTCTGACCACCATGCTGGTCGGCTTTGCGATGCACCTGAACGGTTCCGGCATCGGTCTCGAGACCATGGCCATTGGCGCGGCCATCGTCATTTTTATGATGTTCGGCTGGTTCGGCACCGTGATTCGCGAAAGCGAAGCGCACATGTACAACGACCAGGTGGACCGCTCCTTCCGCTGGGGCATGAGCTGGTTCATCTTCTCGGAAGTCATGTTCTTTGCGGCCTTCTTTGGTGCCCTGTTCTATGCGCGCATGTTCTCGGTGCCCTGGCTCGGTGGCGAGGATCCCTCGACGCACCAGCTGTTGTACCCGGATTACCAGGCAGCCTGGCCGACCAATGGTCCGGCAGAGATGGGTGGGGCATTCGAGACCATTCCGGCCTGGGGTATCCCGGCCTTGAACACCCTGATCCTGCTGACCTCGGGCGTGACCGTGACCCTGGCGCACTGGGCGCTCAAGAAGAACAACCGGGGCGCGCTGGTGGGCTGGTTGCTGGCGACCGTGGCCCTGGGTTTCACCTTCCTTGGCTTCCAGATCCACGAGTACGGTGAGGCCTACCGGCACCTGAACCTGACCCTGGAATCGGGGATCTATGGTTCGACCTTCTTCATGCTCACTGGCTTCCACGGTGCCCATGTGACCATCGGTGCCATCATGCTGACCGTGATCATGTTCCGGGCCATCAAGGGGCATTTCACCCCGGACCGGCACTTTGCCTTCGAGGCCGTGGCCTGGTACTGGCACTTCGTGGACGTGGTCTGGCTGGGTCTGTTTATTTTCGTGTACTGGCTGTGA
- the ctaD gene encoding cytochrome c oxidase subunit I: MSTAAAHDAHDDHGPAKGLSRWLFTTNHKDIGTLYLLFSLLMFFIGGAMAMVIRAELFQPGLQFVDPMFFNSMTTMHALVMIFGAVMPAFVGLANWLIPMMIGAPDMALPRMNNWSFWILPFAFALLLGTLFMEGGGPAGGWTLYPPLVLQTGDAFPFVIFAIHLMGISSVMGAINVVVTILNMRAPGMTLMKMPLFVWTWLITAYLLIAVMPVLAGAVTMLLTDKYFGTSFFSAAGGGDPVMFQHIFWFFGHPEVYIMILPAFGIVSQIIPTFARKPLFGYTSMVYATASIAFLSFIVWAHHMFTVGMPLTGELFFMYATMLIAVPTGVKVFNWVSTMWKGSMTFETPMLFALGFVVMFTIGGFSGLMLAITPVDFQYHDTYFVVAHFHYVLVTGAVFAIMAAAYYWLPKWTGNMYDEKLGKLHFWLSTIFVNVLFFPQHFLGLAGMPRRIPDYSVQFAEFNAISSIGGFAFGLTQLLFAYIVFKTIRGGAKATGQVWEGAKGLEWTLPSPPPYHSFTTAPEVK, encoded by the coding sequence ATGAGTACTGCTGCTGCACACGACGCGCATGACGATCACGGGCCGGCCAAGGGCCTGTCCCGCTGGCTGTTCACGACCAACCACAAGGATATAGGTACCCTGTACCTGCTGTTCTCGCTGCTGATGTTCTTCATCGGTGGTGCCATGGCCATGGTGATTCGCGCCGAGCTGTTCCAGCCCGGACTGCAGTTCGTCGATCCCATGTTTTTCAACTCCATGACCACCATGCACGCCCTGGTCATGATCTTCGGCGCGGTCATGCCGGCCTTCGTCGGCCTGGCCAACTGGCTCATACCGATGATGATCGGGGCGCCGGACATGGCACTGCCGCGGATGAACAACTGGTCCTTCTGGATCCTGCCGTTCGCCTTTGCCCTGCTGCTGGGCACACTGTTCATGGAGGGCGGCGGCCCGGCCGGTGGCTGGACGCTGTATCCGCCGCTGGTGTTGCAGACCGGCGATGCCTTCCCGTTCGTGATCTTTGCCATCCACCTGATGGGTATCTCCTCGGTGATGGGCGCGATCAACGTGGTGGTGACCATTCTCAACATGCGCGCTCCCGGCATGACGCTCATGAAGATGCCGCTGTTCGTCTGGACCTGGCTGATCACGGCCTACCTGCTGATCGCGGTCATGCCGGTGCTGGCCGGTGCCGTGACCATGCTGCTGACCGACAAGTACTTCGGTACCAGCTTCTTCTCGGCGGCCGGTGGCGGTGACCCGGTAATGTTCCAGCACATCTTCTGGTTCTTCGGCCACCCCGAGGTATACATCATGATCCTGCCGGCCTTCGGCATCGTGTCGCAGATCATTCCGACCTTTGCCCGCAAGCCGCTGTTCGGCTACACCTCGATGGTCTATGCCACGGCCTCCATCGCCTTCCTGTCCTTCATCGTCTGGGCGCATCACATGTTCACCGTGGGCATGCCGCTCACCGGCGAGCTGTTCTTCATGTATGCCACCATGCTGATCGCCGTGCCCACGGGGGTGAAGGTGTTCAACTGGGTGTCCACCATGTGGAAGGGCTCCATGACCTTCGAAACACCCATGCTGTTCGCACTGGGCTTCGTGGTCATGTTCACCATCGGTGGCTTCTCGGGACTGATGCTGGCCATCACACCTGTGGACTTCCAGTACCACGACACCTATTTCGTGGTGGCGCACTTCCACTATGTGCTGGTGACCGGCGCCGTGTTCGCGATCATGGCGGCGGCCTACTACTGGCTGCCCAAGTGGACCGGCAACATGTATGACGAGAAGCTCGGCAAGCTGCATTTCTGGCTGTCGACCATTTTCGTCAACGTGCTGTTCTTCCCGCAGCACTTCCTGGGGCTGGCCGGCATGCCGCGCCGCATACCGGACTACTCGGTGCAGTTTGCGGAGTTCAATGCCATTTCCTCCATTGGCGGCTTCGCCTTCGGTCTGACCCAGTTGCTGTTCGCCTACATCGTGTTCAAGACCATTCGCGGTGGTGCAAAGGCAACGGGTCAGGTCTGGGAAGGCGCCAAGGGACTGGAGTGGACGCTGCCTTCGCCGCCGCCGTACCACAGTTTCACCACGGCGCCCGAGGTCAAGTGA